A stretch of Malus sylvestris chromosome 11, drMalSylv7.2, whole genome shotgun sequence DNA encodes these proteins:
- the LOC126589532 gene encoding protein translation factor SUI1 homolog 2-like: MSDIDVQLPTAFDPFAEATAEDSGAGTKEYVHIRVQQRNGRKSLTTVQGLKKEFSYNKILKDLKKEFCCNGTVVQDPELGQVIQLQGDQRKNVSSFLVQAGIVKKDNIKIHGF; the protein is encoded by the exons CTGACATCGACGTACAGCTTCCCACTGCCTTTG ATCCCTTTGCCGAGGCAACTGCTGAGGACTCTGGTGCTGGGACAAAAGAGTATGTGCACATCCGTGTACAGCAACGCAATGGCAGGAAAAGCCTGACTACTGTGCAGGGACTGAAGAAAGAGTTCAGTTACAACAAGATACTCAAAGACCTTAAGAAGGAGTTTTGCTGCAATGGTACTGTTGTCCAGGACCCAGAACTAGGGCAG GTCATTCAACTTCAAGGTGATCAGCGTAAGAATGTATCTTCGTTTCTAGTCCAG GCTGGGATTGTGAAGAAAGATAATATCAAAATTCACGGTTTCTGA